The Deinococcus roseus genome contains a region encoding:
- a CDS encoding potassium channel family protein, producing MPRQLQIALLLILLVQAMGTLGYMVLEDMSFTDAMFQTIMILTTVGLGEVNPFSTAGKWLSIGLMSFGVGLVLYSLTQVVEVLITNAISDQGKLKKERKHMQKLQDHIVVCGYGRVGEQVSRELHAAKQPFLILDHRPERAQAARNAGFLVLEGDANQDEVLLQAGIDRARTLVAVLGEDAMNLYVVLSARELSPGLHIVARSSEDTASKKLMRAGANEVINLHRLSGVSVARGLLKSSMVSVLEDITFGAQGFQMEGVQVASQSALIGKHPREVQLMCGITFIALKRASGEVYRYETDLLLMAGDTLLVIGNPEEVKKLELLSIRSV from the coding sequence ATGCCCAGGCAGCTTCAGATTGCACTGCTGCTCATTTTGCTGGTCCAGGCCATGGGAACCCTTGGGTACATGGTTCTGGAAGACATGTCTTTCACAGACGCCATGTTCCAGACCATCATGATCCTGACCACGGTGGGTCTGGGAGAGGTCAACCCCTTCAGCACTGCCGGAAAATGGCTTTCCATCGGTCTGATGTCCTTTGGAGTGGGTCTGGTGCTGTATTCCCTCACCCAGGTGGTGGAGGTGTTGATCACCAATGCCATCAGCGATCAGGGCAAACTCAAAAAGGAACGGAAGCACATGCAAAAACTGCAGGACCACATTGTTGTGTGCGGTTATGGCCGGGTGGGAGAACAGGTGTCCAGAGAACTCCATGCAGCAAAGCAGCCTTTTCTGATCCTGGACCACCGCCCTGAGCGTGCACAGGCAGCCAGAAATGCAGGCTTCCTGGTGCTGGAGGGAGATGCCAACCAGGATGAGGTGCTGCTGCAGGCCGGAATTGACCGGGCCAGAACGCTGGTGGCTGTGCTGGGAGAAGATGCCATGAACCTCTATGTGGTGCTCTCTGCCCGCGAGCTGAGCCCCGGGCTGCACATTGTGGCCCGCAGCAGCGAGGACACTGCCAGCAAGAAACTGATGCGTGCAGGGGCCAACGAGGTGATCAACCTGCACCGCCTCTCCGGGGTCAGCGTGGCCCGTGGCCTCCTCAAATCCAGCATGGTCAGTGTGCTGGAAGACATCACCTTTGGAGCACAGGGGTTTCAGATGGAAGGGGTGCAGGTGGCCTCCCAGAGTGCCCTGATTGGCAAGCACCCCAGAGAGGTGCAATTGATGTGTGGCATCACCTTCATTGCCCTGAAACGGGCCTCTGGAGAGGTCTACCGTTATGAGACCGACCTGCTCTTGATGGCTGGAGACACCCTGCTGGTGATTGGCAACCCCGAAGAAGTCAAAAAGCTGGAACTGCTGTCGATAAGATCCGTCTGA
- the kynA gene encoding tryptophan 2,3-dioxygenase, translated as MTRQTLTYGDYLSLEQLLSAQHPQSDHHDEMLFILIHQVSELWMKLALHELQAAQQAIMQDHLQESLKMLARIKVIQKQLIEAWSTLGTMTPSEYVGFRDKLGTSSGFQSAQYRELEFKLGNKNPHMLHMHERTPEVHQQLQQAYEQPGLYDAVLMLLSRRGFQVSDALTDNFTEPYTAHGSVLNAWKEVYAHPEQHWDLYNLAEKLIDLEDAFQQWRFKHLRTVMRIIGEKSGTGGTSGVGYLKKALDYQFFPELWQVRTLL; from the coding sequence ATGACCAGACAGACCCTGACTTATGGCGACTACCTGAGCCTGGAGCAACTGCTCAGTGCCCAGCACCCCCAGAGCGACCACCACGATGAAATGCTGTTCATTCTGATCCACCAGGTCAGTGAACTGTGGATGAAACTTGCTTTGCACGAACTGCAGGCTGCACAGCAGGCCATCATGCAAGACCACCTGCAAGAAAGCCTGAAAATGCTCGCCCGCATCAAGGTCATCCAGAAACAACTGATTGAAGCCTGGAGCACCCTGGGCACCATGACCCCCAGCGAGTATGTGGGCTTTCGGGACAAACTGGGCACCTCCAGCGGTTTTCAGAGCGCCCAGTATCGGGAACTGGAATTCAAACTGGGCAACAAAAACCCACACATGCTGCACATGCATGAAAGAACCCCGGAGGTGCACCAGCAGTTGCAGCAGGCCTATGAGCAGCCTGGACTGTATGACGCTGTGCTGATGCTGCTGTCCAGAAGGGGCTTCCAGGTTTCGGACGCCCTGACAGACAACTTCACAGAGCCTTACACAGCCCATGGCAGTGTCTTGAATGCATGGAAAGAGGTTTATGCGCATCCAGAGCAGCACTGGGACCTCTACAACCTTGCTGAGAAATTGATTGATCTGGAAGATGCCTTTCAGCAGTGGCGCTTCAAGCATTTGCGCACGGTCATGCGCATCATTGGAGAGAAATCCGGCACGGGTGGGACTTCTGGTGTGGGTTACCTGAAAAAAGCACTGGACTACCAGTTCTTCCCGGAACTCTGGCAGGTGCGAACTTTGCTGTAA
- a CDS encoding Ig-like domain-containing protein has translation MRGNVFHSKHLPALATLLLFGLSACSSSTVVIPQGGVTAVSVNPTVLQISTGQSETLDVNVTATGNVDQSVTWSSTNSSVVVVDASGNVTALKAGTATVTATSKQNPSKKGTSSITVQDASVVTSVSIAPDTLDLQVGSTQTLNASVSGSGNFDHAVSWSSSDSSVATVNASGQVKGLKEGTVLISATSVLNATQTGMATVHIKKPSSADAFNITLVFPAGTKLTTTQKQAFTDAANRWSQVITEGLADFNGTAGDQILNVDDLQITADAIDIDGPGKILGQAGPEFIRDENGLPITGLMRFDSADMASMEAKGTLKNVILHEMGHVLGIGTLWDKFIIQNGTPKCQTATSIFFNGARAVMQYKALGKTGNVPVENSGGAGTKCGHWSESTFDSELMTGFAENGAMPLSKLTVGALEDLGYQVSYSAADAFVMPALLQNIQKEDLDHGEILLGPRGRL, from the coding sequence ATGCGAGGAAATGTCTTCCACTCCAAACACCTGCCAGCCCTTGCCACCCTGTTGCTGTTTGGCCTCAGTGCCTGCAGTTCCAGCACCGTGGTCATCCCACAAGGAGGGGTGACTGCCGTCAGTGTCAATCCCACTGTTCTGCAAATTTCCACGGGTCAAAGCGAAACCCTTGATGTCAATGTCACAGCCACAGGCAATGTCGATCAAAGTGTCACCTGGAGCAGCACCAACTCCAGCGTGGTGGTGGTGGATGCCAGTGGAAATGTCACCGCTCTGAAAGCAGGAACCGCCACCGTCACTGCCACCAGCAAGCAGAACCCCAGCAAGAAAGGCACCTCCAGCATCACCGTGCAAGATGCCAGTGTTGTCACTTCCGTCAGCATCGCTCCAGACACCCTGGATTTGCAGGTGGGAAGCACCCAGACCCTCAATGCCAGTGTGTCAGGCTCAGGAAATTTTGACCACGCGGTCAGCTGGAGCAGCAGCGATTCCAGTGTGGCCACCGTCAATGCCAGTGGGCAGGTCAAAGGCCTCAAAGAAGGCACAGTGCTGATCAGTGCCACCAGTGTGTTGAATGCAACGCAAACCGGAATGGCCACCGTTCACATCAAGAAACCCAGCAGTGCTGATGCTTTCAACATCACCCTGGTTTTTCCTGCAGGCACCAAACTCACCACCACACAGAAACAGGCCTTCACCGATGCCGCCAACCGCTGGTCTCAGGTCATCACTGAAGGTCTTGCAGATTTCAACGGTACCGCAGGAGACCAGATCCTCAATGTGGACGATCTGCAAATCACTGCAGATGCCATTGACATCGATGGACCCGGAAAAATCCTGGGACAGGCTGGACCAGAATTCATCCGGGATGAGAACGGACTGCCCATCACAGGCCTCATGCGCTTTGACAGTGCAGACATGGCCAGCATGGAAGCCAAAGGCACCCTCAAAAATGTGATCCTGCACGAAATGGGCCATGTGCTGGGCATTGGTACCCTGTGGGACAAATTCATCATCCAGAACGGCACCCCCAAATGCCAGACTGCCACCTCCATCTTCTTCAATGGAGCCAGAGCCGTGATGCAATACAAAGCCCTGGGCAAAACGGGCAATGTTCCCGTGGAAAACAGCGGCGGCGCAGGCACCAAGTGCGGTCACTGGAGCGAAAGCACCTTTGACAGTGAACTGATGACCGGTTTTGCTGAAAATGGTGCCATGCCCCTCAGCAAACTGACCGTGGGTGCCCTGGAAGACCTGGGTTATCAGGTCAGTTACAGTGCTGCCGATGCCTTCGTCATGCCTGCCCTGCTGCAAAACATCCAGAAAGAAGACCTGGACCACGGAGAAATCCTGCTGGGTCCCAGAGGCAGGCTCTGA
- a CDS encoding DUF2269 family protein has protein sequence MKFLVLIHVLSAIIGVGPTYFGLLLLRQNATPQELQSSLKTGKLLEWFPKIGGTLAVLTGLALVLMANYGPFRQLWLMGSLILYMLIQVTVIAYVAPRADKLSHWVFNPQNQKADALPAEQQALLSNVSTGHWIAASLGTLLFTFMILKPH, from the coding sequence ATGAAGTTTCTGGTCCTGATTCATGTGCTGTCTGCCATCATTGGCGTGGGACCCACCTATTTTGGCCTGTTGTTGCTTCGGCAAAATGCAACCCCCCAGGAGCTGCAATCCAGCCTGAAAACGGGCAAACTGCTGGAATGGTTTCCCAAAATCGGGGGAACGCTTGCGGTGCTGACTGGCCTCGCCCTGGTGCTGATGGCGAACTATGGACCTTTCAGACAGCTGTGGCTGATGGGCTCCCTGATCCTGTACATGCTGATTCAGGTGACCGTGATTGCTTACGTGGCACCCAGAGCAGACAAACTGTCCCATTGGGTGTTCAATCCCCAGAACCAGAAAGCAGACGCTCTGCCTGCAGAACAGCAGGCCCTGCTCAGCAACGTCAGCACAGGACACTGGATTGCTGCCAGTCTGGGCACCCTGCTCTTCACCTTCATGATCCTCAAACCCCACTGA
- a CDS encoding GAF domain-containing protein: MIETRILSELQRISQASNSQDALRILLAFGLDLTRAHGGQVYQLHDGGNVRLLCSQGMGFALSAPLEYVQQSIEMDRVQEEEHSLLLPIRTHKQSFALELIGANALRTPELIELRPVMGVLLEGILARDESASQTRETQAIAELTRRLGGSLDLSEVLRVIVEVAPRGLGMERAFLGLYQALGESSAETGRIFSFGFEGVFGDEETISLSPDTFKSLVVRNEPIVLPAESGHDELRQRLHRFGMQSCIILPLQARGKHLGVLYMDTTRERQRLLPDDVMLAKTFAEQASIAIDNARLYAEESRKRRVSESLRKVALALSSTLNLGEVLQIILQHAQSIFKAKACSIFQLSRDKKTLSIRSALGLETEFMLRIRARYGEGVVGRAVSENKPQIMPDAIENYHQNPLGWRNSYSAQLMEAGKYPFRGLIGAPLAARGVVFGGLCLYFEHAIQYDEEDLYVLEVFAGQAALAIENARLYEEEVRQERQAGILLQIARAFLNVTEWDWNQVCSDLSSVIGADRSAIVLLTSDYQIESCYTSELDPEQALLPVAEFADLFERSTAMRLPVDQGLPGAKNAICAPLYAQERLIGYVYADMTRAYSDFPEDEIQFLTAVADQLSLVLSNQRLFNALKRQEAQYRLLAEAAQDLIIATDREGNITYANPSTFKVLGFSERELIGRDYRSLLIHDGVSLNEVWNTGFSTVYQVHAYCKNGETAYLEMNLNPLTRAGSTIGYLAVARDLSEQHRLAEEITKRGQALALSQERQMELRTYLSLFTQAQEEERRRIARELHDDTAQVLVAITRRIDRLSKELDGTPLKLRAEDIRSDLETAINSVRRFARNLRPSILDDLGLLPALEWLGSNAQTSTRLEVQGQERRLNSEVELTLFRVVQEALTNIDKHARANGAAIRVNYQNEDIMVHVIDDGLGFEVQNLLELAHQGHLGLLGLRERVELSGGSLEILSAPGEGTELIFTFKS, translated from the coding sequence ATGATCGAGACCCGCATCCTCAGTGAACTGCAACGCATCAGCCAGGCCTCCAACTCCCAGGATGCCCTGAGAATCCTGCTGGCTTTCGGGTTGGACCTCACCCGTGCCCACGGAGGGCAGGTGTACCAGCTTCACGATGGGGGGAATGTGCGGCTGCTGTGCTCTCAGGGGATGGGTTTTGCCCTGAGTGCTCCACTGGAATACGTGCAGCAGTCCATCGAGATGGACCGGGTGCAGGAAGAGGAGCATTCTTTGCTTCTCCCCATCCGCACCCACAAGCAGAGCTTTGCGCTGGAACTGATTGGGGCCAATGCCCTGCGCACCCCGGAACTCATTGAACTGCGCCCGGTGATGGGGGTGTTGCTGGAAGGCATCCTGGCTCGCGATGAGAGCGCTTCCCAGACCCGGGAAACCCAGGCCATTGCAGAACTGACCCGCAGGCTGGGGGGCAGTCTGGACCTCAGTGAGGTGCTCAGGGTGATTGTGGAGGTGGCCCCCAGAGGTCTGGGCATGGAGAGGGCTTTTCTGGGTCTGTATCAGGCCCTCGGAGAGAGCAGTGCAGAAACCGGGCGGATTTTCTCGTTTGGGTTCGAAGGGGTGTTTGGAGATGAGGAGACCATCAGCCTGTCTCCAGACACCTTCAAATCGCTGGTGGTGCGCAACGAACCCATCGTGCTGCCTGCAGAATCCGGTCATGATGAACTGAGGCAGCGGCTTCACCGGTTTGGCATGCAGTCCTGCATCATCTTGCCGTTGCAGGCCCGGGGCAAGCACCTCGGGGTGCTGTACATGGACACCACCCGGGAACGCCAGCGGCTCCTGCCTGACGACGTGATGCTGGCCAAAACCTTTGCAGAACAGGCCTCCATTGCCATCGACAATGCCAGATTGTACGCCGAGGAGTCCCGCAAACGCAGGGTCTCGGAGTCTTTGCGCAAAGTGGCTCTGGCCCTTTCCAGCACGCTGAACCTTGGGGAAGTGCTGCAGATCATCTTGCAGCATGCCCAGAGCATCTTCAAAGCCAAGGCCTGCTCGATTTTTCAGCTGTCCAGAGACAAAAAGACCCTCTCCATCCGCAGTGCCCTGGGGCTGGAAACCGAGTTCATGCTGCGCATCCGGGCCAGGTATGGGGAAGGCGTGGTGGGTCGGGCGGTGTCTGAAAACAAGCCGCAGATCATGCCGGATGCCATCGAGAATTACCACCAGAACCCGCTGGGCTGGCGCAACAGTTACAGTGCACAGCTCATGGAAGCCGGCAAGTATCCGTTCAGGGGCCTGATTGGTGCTCCGCTGGCAGCCCGTGGTGTGGTGTTCGGAGGCCTGTGCCTGTACTTTGAGCATGCCATCCAGTACGACGAGGAAGACCTTTATGTGCTGGAGGTGTTTGCAGGGCAGGCGGCTCTGGCCATCGAGAACGCCCGCCTTTATGAAGAAGAAGTGCGTCAGGAGCGTCAGGCAGGCATCCTGCTGCAGATTGCCCGGGCTTTCCTGAACGTCACTGAATGGGACTGGAACCAGGTGTGTTCGGACCTGTCCAGTGTGATCGGAGCAGACCGCAGTGCCATCGTGCTGCTCACCAGCGATTACCAGATTGAGTCCTGCTACACCAGCGAACTCGATCCAGAGCAGGCCCTCCTGCCGGTGGCCGAATTTGCAGATCTGTTTGAACGCTCCACAGCCATGCGTTTGCCAGTGGATCAGGGGCTTCCAGGGGCCAAAAATGCCATCTGTGCTCCCCTGTATGCCCAGGAACGCCTGATTGGTTACGTCTATGCAGACATGACCCGTGCCTACAGTGACTTCCCGGAAGATGAGATTCAGTTTCTGACTGCCGTGGCAGATCAACTGTCTCTGGTGCTTTCCAATCAGCGCCTGTTCAATGCGTTAAAGCGCCAGGAAGCCCAGTACCGCCTTCTGGCAGAAGCCGCGCAGGACCTGATCATTGCCACCGACCGGGAAGGCAACATCACCTATGCCAACCCTTCAACCTTCAAGGTGCTGGGTTTCTCCGAACGGGAACTGATCGGACGGGACTACCGCAGCCTGCTGATCCACGATGGGGTGTCTTTAAACGAGGTCTGGAACACCGGATTCAGCACGGTGTATCAGGTGCATGCCTACTGCAAGAACGGCGAGACCGCTTACCTGGAGATGAACCTCAACCCCCTCACGCGGGCAGGAAGCACCATCGGGTATCTGGCGGTGGCCCGTGACCTCAGCGAACAGCACCGTCTGGCCGAGGAGATCACCAAACGCGGTCAGGCCCTGGCCCTCAGCCAGGAACGCCAGATGGAACTGCGCACCTACCTGTCTCTGTTCACCCAGGCCCAGGAAGAAGAGCGACGCCGCATTGCCCGGGAATTGCACGATGACACCGCACAGGTGCTGGTGGCGATCACCCGGCGCATTGATCGCCTGAGCAAGGAACTGGACGGCACCCCTCTGAAATTGCGGGCAGAGGACATCAGAAGCGATCTGGAAACTGCCATCAACAGTGTGCGGCGCTTTGCACGCAACTTGCGGCCCAGCATCCTGGATGATCTGGGGCTCTTGCCCGCGCTGGAATGGCTGGGGAGCAACGCCCAGACCTCCACCCGTCTGGAAGTGCAGGGCCAGGAACGCCGCTTGAACTCCGAAGTGGAGTTGACGCTGTTCCGGGTGGTGCAGGAAGCCCTCACCAACATCGACAAACATGCCAGGGCCAATGGAGCAGCCATCCGGGTCAATTACCAGAACGAGGACATCATGGTGCATGTCATTGACGATGGCCTGGGGTTTGAAGTGCAGAACCTGCTGGAACTGGCGCACCAGGGGCATCTGGGCCTCCTGGGTTTGCGTGAACGGGTGGAGCTTTCTGGAGGCTCGCTGGAAATCCTCAGTGCGCCTGGAGAGGGCACGGAACTGATTTTCACCTTCAAGAGCTGA